TCTTGATGTTGGAGCTGCATCTGGAACAACAGGTAAATTGGCAATAGGCTTACCATTACAGATCTATGGAATCGAACCAGTCCAAGAATGGGCCGATCAGGCTTCACCTTTTTATAAATCGATGTTTGTAACATCGATTGAGTCCGCACAGGCAGAAATTCTCAAAGGTTATCAAGCGGTCGTCCTCGCAGATGTGTTGGAGCATACTCCTGAACCCAAGAAAAACCTGGAGAGGATCGTAAAATCTCAAACACCCGGAACCAATTTCCTCATATCGGTACCGAATGTTGCGAATATTTGGGTCCGGCTCAACCTATTGCTAGGACGGTTTGAATATGTAGATAGAGGTATACTGGATCGAACTCACCTGCGCTTTTTCACAAGAAAATCGTTTCTCGAAATGCTTCAAGAATCCGGACTGCAAATTTCCAAGTTGGAAGTGACCCCCATTCCGTTAGAGTTGATTCATCCTTTTTTCCTTAATTCAAGACCAGGAAGATATATCTGTAACATCTTACGAGCGGTAACAAGGATATTTCCGACATTATTCGCATATCAATTCGTAGCCCAAGGAGAAAAGCGGCGTGAAAACTACCGAGAGCATTCTTTCAGCTAAAGTCGTCATTGTCCTTCCAGCCTATAACGCTGCAAAAACTTTGCAGAGAACGGTGGATGAAATTCCACAAACCTTTGCCAAGCATATCATCCTGGTTGATGATGCTTCAAGCGATGATACGG
Above is a window of Dehalobacter sp. DNA encoding:
- a CDS encoding class I SAM-dependent methyltransferase, which translates into the protein MDLSCPYQDKESPGSSHDLIFQWLKKLPAESRVLDVGAASGTTGKLAIGLPLQIYGIEPVQEWADQASPFYKSMFVTSIESAQAEILKGYQAVVLADVLEHTPEPKKNLERIVKSQTPGTNFLISVPNVANIWVRLNLLLGRFEYVDRGILDRTHLRFFTRKSFLEMLQESGLQISKLEVTPIPLELIHPFFLNSRPGRYICNILRAVTRIFPTLFAYQFVAQGEKRRENYREHSFS